In Rutidosis leptorrhynchoides isolate AG116_Rl617_1_P2 chromosome 2, CSIRO_AGI_Rlap_v1, whole genome shotgun sequence, one genomic interval encodes:
- the LOC139893804 gene encoding transcription factor HBP-1b(c38)-like, translated as MIKILSNREANKRSRLRKQELKKVNISSDPLDFSKAYSNWSEEHHRLIFNLRKATMITFDASTVMPVVDVIFSHYNEFFRMKQSAANIHNFSIIDGCWMPPTPRSIMWIGGFRPYDIIE; from the exons ATGATCAAAATACTTAGTAACAGAGAAGCAAATAAAAGATCCAGGTTGAGAAAACAG GAATTAAAGAAAGTCAATATAAGCAGTG ATCCATTAGACTTTTCGAAAGCTTATTCAAATTGGTCCGAAGAACATCACCGGCTTATATTTAATCTGCGTAAGGCGACTATGATAACCTTCGATGCATCTACTGTCATGCCAGTTGTCGACGTTATTTTTTCACATTATAATGAATTTTTTCGAATGAAACAATCGGCTGCAAATATACACAACTTTAGTATTATAGATGGTTGTTGGATGCCTCCAACGCCACGCTCTATCATGTGGATTGGTGGTTTTCGTCCTTATGATATTATTGAG TAA